From the Candidatus Zymogenaceae bacterium genome, the window TCTTCACAACAAAGGAAACCGGGGAGGGCACCGGTCTCGGCCTCAGCGTCTGTTACGGCATCGTTAAAGAGCATAACGGGTCCATCGAAGTGGAGAGCCATCCGGGGTTTGGAACCCGCTTCATCGTGAGTCTTCCCATCAGCGTGGAGGGTACTTCCGAGAGTGAAAGTGTTTCATCAAAATCCATACCTAAACCGGAGGGAACGGTAACGGTACTCGTTATTGAGGACGAGCAATCCCTCCGCCGTTTCATTTCGGACGCTCTCCAGGCGGAAGGATACACGGTTACGTCCACTGAATCTGCGGATCGTGCCGTGGAAATTCTCAAAGATGAACAGTTCGATACGATCATATCGGACATGAAAATGCCCGGCATGAGCGGTCAAAATTTTTATACATACGTCCAGAAATATTATCCGCACCTTGCTGAAAACATCATTTTTATTACGGGCGATGTATTGGGAAAGGAAACGCAGAATTTTTTCAAGATAACAGGGTGTCAGTATATAGAGAAGCCTTTTGAAATAGATGATCTCATGATGGTTCTGGGTGAACTATTGCAGAGGAAAAGAAAAATACATTGAATACGAAAATGTCGATACCGGCATTGGAACGGGATACGGAAACCATATGTGGCACCCCGTCACCTGCTTTCTAGTAATCGAAGTTTCCCGCCATGTTGGAGAGACGGCATCCGAATCGTATATGTAATACATACGAGCCATGACGCTCTCCCATCCCCCATTTATCATCAATTTCATTTTTCATCGGAATTGAGTCCTGATACCTTTTCCCAAGAGCCACAAGCAGAAGGAAAGCTCCGCAATGACAGGGACGATATACACAGGTTCCATGAGTGATACATACTCGGGGAGCAGAAAGCGTGTGAAGCTCCCCGCAAGATAGACGACACCCGCCGCCTCCAGTCCATAGCCGAGAATCGACGGAAAGTAGTCCGATCTGACAACCAAATAGCCGAGGACAATGTTTGAGAGGCCGAAGAAGATCAGGCCGAGGTCGTAACCGTTGCCGTGAAGGCTCAGGAAAAACGACGCCAGCTCGTATACCTGGGCGGTCTCGAAAGAGCTTAGAGGAACGGTGCCGCCCAGGATCAGCAGGGGGGCGTATAAGTTCAGCAGGTTGAAGCCGAGCACGGCGGCCTGGGTCAGCCGGAAGGCGGCCGCCGTTAGAGACAGGGTATTGCTCACCGGCTTGAGCAATTGATACAACAGCACGGCGAGGGCGACGTCGCACAACAGCATAATCGCATCGGCTGCGAATCCAGCGCGGAACAGGGCCGAAGAAGCCAGGATGTTCTGAGCGGTCGCCGCGGCGTCTCCCGCCACGATGAGGCGTGCGCGGATGAACACCTCACTGGTGATGCCGAATACGATGATGA encodes:
- a CDS encoding DUF4386 domain-containing protein, whose amino-acid sequence is MKNNSIDTSTRVHARVAGVLYLIIIVFGITSEVFIRARLIVAGDAAATAQNILASSALFRAGFAADAIMLLCDVALAVLLYQLLKPVSNTLSLTAAAFRLTQAAVLGFNLLNLYAPLLILGGTVPLSSFETAQVYELASFFLSLHGNGYDLGLIFFGLSNIVLGYLVVRSDYFPSILGYGLEAAGVVYLAGSFTRFLLPEYVSLMEPVYIVPVIAELSFCLWLLGKGIRTQFR